TTTTGATTCAGtgtggattttaagaaatgtgatgGGAAAGAGGTTGGAGAAGTAAGTGAAATGTAAGtctcattttatatatttattttataataaaatgcaagTGTAATGAGTTAGGGGAAAGTGTGacccatttaccaaaaataaaaaaaaatgaaaacattattttatggacggaccaaaataaaaaatgtggaCATTATTTCAAGGACAGAGGTAGTACATTTTTAGTCATTACACATTCCTCTAATATTATTTGTAATCAttactattttttaataatatcatTAAAATTTTCTGGATATTAATATAATATCACAGGTAggaattttgaacttttttaaaaaaaatttgagagCAAAATAGAGGAAGACTATAAGATCATGTTTGGTTGGCGagaaagtaaagttgacaaAGAAAATGATTCCTAGGAAAATGAATCTCgagaatatgatttctaataactttactttcatgtgtttggaaaatatcaagatttgaaagtatatatttgatttaaacactaaactaaaaatatacttatcattttttatttataaaaaataataatacatattatttaataaattattagttacaaatgataataattatattattttatttattattacgatggatagtttaaatatggattatacatcataatgtataataatataataataaataagattattattattattattatcattatatttacttaatttttaattgaataaattttataatttaaaatttcactacaattttattgttaattactaatttataaattaataattattatataattatataattataattatatttaattatttaataaattattattattatgataataaaaataaaaataaatattaataatatagttataattatgataatttgaattatagttatttattatcctgaaattaagtatggtttatacttttaaattatttttaaaacattgtaataaataataacaataataataatgatgatgataataataataataataataataataataataataataataaaaataaaaaaatttactatattgcattaaatatgtaagaatcctaaaactgggaaaaagaatatctaagaaaagttaggattcagaatcctggaaagttgtactaactttcattgtttcaggattttgattactttctcagtttgattaaaaacggaaacaaacacaggaatttaaaatttaagtaatcagattactttcccagacagaatcctggcaaccaaacatggcctaaaaGCTGGTGGTCAAGGAAAGATGTTAAAATTGGTGGCCTAGTCTATTTGGATCAGGCGAATCAAGGTCTGTATATAAGTGACGTTAATGTTTATGGCTGATAGCATATGATCTTCACtttcatctatatatatatatctatctcTTCTTTTTCCAAAATTTATGTTTCTTGTAGCTTAGTGGAACAGGAGCGTCTATAATTGACTCCACTGTTATCTCAATAATTTTACGACCAAAATGAAAATTGCATTTGTTGGGTAGAAATCTAAATATTAAGATAAAAACTTACATTTATAGATACAAATATGGTTGAGAATTAGAAGTCCCTGGGATCGACAAAAATAGACATCCCAGGAGGTGACTTAGTCCAGTCAGGGTCAGGCAGAGTGTGATTATGATGATCTCCCTCTCCCCCTAGCCTCTTAATGCACCATATATCCTTGGCGCACGATAGACTCTCCCAGTGCGGGATCCCTAACCTGAGCGGCTCCCCTCTCGCCACCTCCGTCGCCACCACCCCGCACCCGCACTCCCTCGCCAGGTTATGCGCCATCCCGCACAGCGCCATCACGCACCTAACCGCCTGCGGGCCCTCCCCTCCCAGTCCGAACAGGAAATGCAGCCCGAACGGCCTGAACACCTCCGGCACCGACGGCAGCCTCAGCCACGGCATCGCCCTGTCCACCGCCCGCGTCGCCCCCGCCAGCGCCCTCCTCACGCGCGACGCGCCCCGGACCTCGAGCGTGAACACCTCCTTGCAGTTCCACACGCTCACCACGCCCCACGACGACCCGGCACGTGCGAGGAACGTGCCGAGGCAGAGTTTGTTGCTGAGGATGGCGTCGATGTCGCGCGGGAAGAACTCTGTGGCGGAGAAGCGGCGGCGGTACAGGGCCTCGGCGGCGGCGGGGCTGAGCTTGGTGATGGTGGCTTTGTTTGTTACGCGGACCCGGTGGGCGTAGACGGGCTGGACGAGGATCGAAGGGGTGCGGAATTTGGTGTAGCCGCATTTGCCGGTGAAGAGATTGAGGGATGGAACGTTGTCGTTTTCGGTGGCCATGTACGAGTATTCGGCTCCGTTTTCTACgaaccatttttccattttttgcaCTAATTTGAGCCCAACACCCGTCCTCCTATAATGTGACAAAAACACAGTCCCCACATGTGTTTATACATGCAAAGATGTAAACAATAATTACCTTAAAAGGGTGCCTACAAAACAAAATGATTATTTTTGCTAACATGACATGACAAAAAACATAGTCCCCACATATGTTTATCCAGGATTTGGATGCCTTACTGTGCTACTGTTCCATACATcacattatttaaataaaaaagaaattaatattttaatattactccctccgttccaagaAAGATAACTCCTTCCTTGGATAGCACGGTATTTTATGcagttttcttttttatgttaggtggaaagaataaagtaagaaatagagaataaaatagaaataaaaggggtttttatttttagtaatgagtcatcatGTATGAGACAAACTGAAAAGGAAAATAAGTCATCTTcgatgaaacggagggagtgtTATGTATGAATTATATATTGTGATGTGTGGAACAACATACTCTGGTGTGACTTTTAGCAAAACAGACTAGCAGAGGATCCAAACCCGTTTATACAAGCAAAGAGGTAAACAATAATTACCTAAAATGGGTGCCTACAAAACAAAATGAATGTCCTAGATAAGGAAATAAAGGAATGGTTATAACTTATACCGATGAGAAGGCGAAACACGGAGGCCTAAAATGTAGGCAAGTTTAGTAtagtgagggagagggagattGGGACAGTTTTTCCCATTTCTAGAGACATTACTTCCGCAGTTGACGGTTTTGATGCAACCTCTGATCATCCCAATTATCTCTCTTTCATACTTATCCTTAACCAGTTCAGCCACCTGAATGCaataaattactactaataAGTAGGAGTAGCTACTATTAcatccgttccatgttaattgatttatttttctatttattccGGCAAAAATaaccatctctcttactttatttaccactcacttaacacactatttttaatcttcgtgccgaaaaaaaatgtttcaattAACATGGAACAGAGAAAATACTAAAACTCTTCTATTTgtgaaaaagaagagaatatACGTACGAGCATGAGAGAAGCCGGAGAGTGGCGAACCCGACAAACGGGGTCGCCCAAAAGGTCGGTGTAGAGAGAGAGTTTTCCGGTGGGTCCCACATTGCACCTTTTCTCGACTTCTTCCACTGCTCTGCCGTCTCTTTTTGCATCGTATTCTCGCACTACCATCGCGGCATACATCTCTCGGACTCTATCTATATAAATTCAAGTGGAAGTGGGAAAAAAGTTGGAATGGAGTAGAGAGAACAAGTAGATGATTTAAGAGGATGATTAGTGGAGGATTATATAGTAGGGCTGTGCAATTATCCTATTTATAGAGAAACCTCAATCTTAGTTAGAAAAGCAATCAAGAaacaaaaatagataaaaactGGTGGCTATGCAATTATTCTATTTGCATGCACCATTTGATGACATTAACTTGGAGTGGAATATGACTATATTTCTAAAGTTTATAGATGAAACATATAAAAAGCAGATATTTTTGACTTTAACTACTTATAGGCAGCCGTGGGTGAAGTTGTAATAACAATAAGTGAATGGCTATATTACTCCACGAAATAATATTCCGGATTTCTAGAACttcaagtatttttttttctattttatatagttattctcatattccattaaattCTTACACTCACATCTTTATGAGTCTCACTTTTTATA
This genomic interval from Salvia splendens isolate huo1 chromosome 13, SspV2, whole genome shotgun sequence contains the following:
- the LOC121761298 gene encoding probable N-acetyltransferase HLS1 yields the protein MYAAMVVREYDAKRDGRAVEEVEKRCNVGPTGKLSLYTDLLGDPVCRVRHSPASLMLVAELVKDKYEREIIGMIRGCIKTVNCGSNVSRNGKNCPNLPLPHYTKLAYILGLRVSPSHRRTGVGLKLVQKMEKWFVENGAEYSYMATENDNVPSLNLFTGKCGYTKFRTPSILVQPVYAHRVRVTNKATITKLSPAAAEALYRRRFSATEFFPRDIDAILSNKLCLGTFLARAGSSWGVVSVWNCKEVFTLEVRGASRVRRALAGATRAVDRAMPWLRLPSVPEVFRPFGLHFLFGLGGEGPQAVRCVMALCGMAHNLARECGCGVVATEVARGEPLRLGIPHWESLSCAKDIWCIKRLGGEGDHHNHTLPDPDWTKSPPGMSIFVDPRDF